Proteins encoded together in one Coffea arabica cultivar ET-39 chromosome 2c, Coffea Arabica ET-39 HiFi, whole genome shotgun sequence window:
- the LOC113727483 gene encoding uncharacterized protein codes for MASAATKPSFTFNLPTTSSLTPPSNNHKPNPQLKIPPLFFKSHSISSLHSTRKSYFNTPAVKSIDVSKEDKPTSSLAEETAKNLSETITEPSQEEAPNFDKRRLEEKFAVLNTGIHECRSCGYRYDETVGDPSYPIPPGLPFDKLPDDWRCPTCGAAKGFFESKSVEVAGFAQNQQFGFGGNSLTSGQKALLIYGGLALGFLFFLSGYLLQ; via the coding sequence ATGGCTTCAGCCGCAACAAAACCTTCCTTCACATTTAATCTTCCAACCACTTCTTCTCTAACTCCACCATCCAACAATCATAAACCCAATCCCCAGCTCAAAATCCCACCTCTCTTCTTCAAATCCCATTCCATTTCATCCCTTCATAGCACTAGAAAATCCTATTTCAACACCCCTGCTGTTAAGTCCATTGATGTTTCCAAAGAAGATAAGCCCACAAGCTCATTAGCGGAAGAAACAGCCAAGAATTTATCAGAAACAATCACTGAACCTTCCCAAGAAGAGGCTCCAAATTTTGATAAGAGAAGACTTGAGGAGAAATTTGCTGTATTGAACACTGGAATTCATGAGTGCAGGTCTTGTGGATATAGATATGATGAAACTGTTGGGGACCCTTCATATCCCATTCCACCAGGGCTGCCATTTGACAAGCTGCCTGATGATTGGAGGTGCCCAACTTGTGGGGCTGCCAAGGGTTTCTTTGAGAGTAAAAGTGTGGAAGTTGCTGGTTTCGCTCAGAATCAGCAGTTTGGATTTGGTGGTAATTCACTAACCTCTGGCCAGAAGGCTCTGCTCATATATGGTGGTCTAGCTTTAGGCTTTTTGTTCTTCTTGTCTGGTTATCTTCTTCAATAG